In Clostridia bacterium, a single window of DNA contains:
- a CDS encoding IS3 family transposase, producing the protein KKLEEYIHYYNNKRISLKLNGMSPVQYRTHSQAI; encoded by the coding sequence TAAGAAGCTGGAAGAATACATACATTACTACAACAACAAGAGAATATCTCTTAAATTAAACGGAATGAGCCCGGTACAATACCGAACTCATTCTCAAGCAATTTAA